CTTCGAGGGCACACGGCGGCTGATGGGCGCGGCGCTGCCGTTGATGTGCGGCGCGTGTCTCATCTACTGGTTCTTCGGACAGTACCTGCCGTCGCCGCTCAACCATCGCGGCTATGACTTCGACCAGATCGTCACGCATCTGTCCTTCGGCACCGAAGGCTTTTACGGCGTTCCGATCTACGTGTCGGCGACCTACATCTTCCTGTTCATCCTGTTCGGCTCGTTCCTGGAGCGCGCCGGCATGATCCAGCTCTTCACCGACGTATCGCTCGGCCTGTTCGGCCGCACCCGCGGCGGCCCGGCGAAGGTGGCGGTGTTCGCTTCGGGCATGATGGGCACGATCTCGGGCTCAGGTGTTGCCAATGTCGTGACCGTTGGCCAGTTCACGATTCCGCTGATGATCAAGTTCGGTTATCGCCGCGCCTTCGCCGCTGGCGTTGAGGCCACCGCGTCGATGGGCGGACAAATCATGCCGCCGGTGATGGGCGCGGTCGCCTTCATCATGGCGGAGACGCTCGGCGTGCAATACTCGGAGATCGTCAAAGCGGCGGCAATTCCGGCGGTGCTCTATTTCGCCTCCGCCTTCTGGATGGTGCATCTGGAAGCCGGCAAGCATGGGCTCACCGGCATGAAACGCGGGGAGATCCCGAGCGCCTGGAAGGCGTTGGTGACGCGCTGGTATCTCGTGCTGCCGCTCGCAGCGCTCGTCTACATGCTGTTCGAAGGCTTCACGCCACTCTATGCCGGCAGCATGGGCCTGGCACTGACCGTGACGCTGATCCTGGGGGCCAGCATCACGGCGGGAGCGTCGGCAATGGTGATCCGCTACATCTTCTGGATCGGGCTTGCGCTGGTCGTCGCCGCGCTGTCGCGCGACGGCCTCCAGATCGTGCCGGTCTTATGTGTCGTCGCCGGGCTGATCGTGATCGCCGCGTTCGTCCGTGGCGGGCTTGCTGCCTTGCGCGCCTGCCGCGATGCGCTGGCCGAAAGCGCAAAATCCGCCATCACCGTCGGCATGGCCTGCGCCATCGTCGGCGTCATCATCGGCATGATGTCACAGACCGGCGTCGGCACCATCTTCGGCGGCTGGGTGATCGGACTTGGGGAGAAGAGCCTGTTTCTGGCGCTGATCATGACCATGCTGCTGTCGATCCTGCTCGGCACCGGCATTCCCACGATCCCGACCTACATCATCACCGCTGCACTCGCCGCCCCAGCGCTGGCAAAGCTCGGCGTGCCTCTGATCGCGAGCCACATGTTCGCGTTCTATTACGGTATCATGGCCGACCTCTCGCCGCCGGTCGCGCTCGCCGCGCTTGCCGCAGCGCCGATCGCGAAGGAAAATCCCGACAAGATCGGCTGGGAGGCGATGCGTATCGCGCTCGCCGGCTACGTCATCCCCTTCATCTTCGTCTACTCGCCCGCCCTGACGCTCCAGGCCGGCGATCCCATGGCCGCAAAGCTCGGCTTCTACGGCGCGGTGGCGCTCGCGACCTTCAAGGCACTGGTGGCGATCGGCCTGTTCGGCATGGTCGCGATCGGCTTTTTGTTCACACGGCTCAGCTTGCTCGAACGCGCGCTCGCGCTCGGCGCCGCGCTCTGCCTGCTCGGTGAATTCATCTTCAGCGACACCATCGGCTTCGTTCTGACGGCGGTGATCGTGCTCTGGCAATGGCGGCAGCGCCCGCCGGCTGCGGTCGAGGCGGTGTGAGCCTCTGCCTCGCATCAGCGGGAGCCGTGAAGGCGCTGGCGCTCACGGCCTTCACGCTCGTGTGGACGCATTCGATCGAGAAGGTCGACTGGCAGGAAGACTGGCGCGTCTCGCCGGCCGGCCTCGAGCTCGTGCAGGCGCGCGTCAAAGGCTCCGGCGCCGGCATGGAGCCGCCACCCGAGGCGCGGCTGGTGGACGGCTGGTTTCAATGGCGGCCGAAGCGGGCGCCGATGCAAGAGGTCGTGCTCGGCAATTCCGGCGCGGCGGGCGAGTGGCGGTTGTGCAGCGAGGGAAAATGCCGGACCTTGTCGGAGATTTTCGGTCATCCGATCGGTGCTGGTGTCACCACGATGAAGGTCTGCAACAATCCGTAGCCCGGCTGGAGCGAAGCGCAATCCAGGATTTTCTCCAGGATTGAGCTGCGCTCCATCGGGGCTACAATGACAACAACAAGGGAGACACGCGATGGATCGGCTCAAGGGCAAGGTTGCGATGGTGGTCGGCGCCGGCTCGATCGGCCCGGGCTGGGGCAACGGCAAGGCGACCGCGGTGACCTTTGCGCGCGAGGGCGCGTCGGTATTCTGCGTCGACCGCAACGCTACCGCTGCCGAGGAAACCGCGAAGATCATCACGAGCGAGGGCGGCAAGGCGGTCGCTTTCACCGCCGACGTTGCGCGCGCGAGCGACATCGAGGCGATGGTCGAGGCGTGCCTCAAGGCCTATGGCCGCATCGACGTGCTCGACAACAATGTCGGCATCGCCGAGATGGGCAGCGTGGTCGAGGTGGCCGAGGAGAGCTGGGACCGCGTCTTCACCGTCAACCTCAAGAGCGCCTATCTCACCATGAAGCAGGTGATTCCGGTGATGGCAAAGCAGGGCGGCGGCTCGATCATCAACATCTCGTCGATAGCCTCGATCCGCCACATGGGCCTTTCCTACGTCACCTACGGCACTTCGAAGGCCGCGATGAACATGATGACGCGCACCACGGCAGTCGAATTCGCGCGCCACCATGTCCGTGTCAACGCGATCCTGCCCGGCCTGATGAAGACGCCGATGGTCGAGCATTCCGCGGGGCTCGCCGCCAGCTATGCCAAGGGCGATGTGGAGGCGATGTGGCGCGCCCGCGACGCCCAGGTGCCGATGGGCCACATGGGCGACGCCTGGGACGTCGCCAACGCCGCGCTGTTTTTGGCTTCCGACGAGTCGAAATACGTGACCGGCATCGAGCTCATCGTCGACGGCGGTATCAC
This genomic interval from Bradyrhizobium sp. CB82 contains the following:
- a CDS encoding TRAP transporter permease, producing MLEKAEGAEAPIKVEFDNFEHGFPEGFGPGWWGHLAYWIGIAFAAFQLYVAAFNYLPSQVVRGVHVGFLLLLTFGLIGNFTARSDVGRAIGWLIGGAGFLCGLYQWIFYADLIARDGDPTRVDLVVGTLLAVLIFEGTRRLMGAALPLMCGACLIYWFFGQYLPSPLNHRGYDFDQIVTHLSFGTEGFYGVPIYVSATYIFLFILFGSFLERAGMIQLFTDVSLGLFGRTRGGPAKVAVFASGMMGTISGSGVANVVTVGQFTIPLMIKFGYRRAFAAGVEATASMGGQIMPPVMGAVAFIMAETLGVQYSEIVKAAAIPAVLYFASAFWMVHLEAGKHGLTGMKRGEIPSAWKALVTRWYLVLPLAALVYMLFEGFTPLYAGSMGLALTVTLILGASITAGASAMVIRYIFWIGLALVVAALSRDGLQIVPVLCVVAGLIVIAAFVRGGLAALRACRDALAESAKSAITVGMACAIVGVIIGMMSQTGVGTIFGGWVIGLGEKSLFLALIMTMLLSILLGTGIPTIPTYIITAALAAPALAKLGVPLIASHMFAFYYGIMADLSPPVALAALAAAPIAKENPDKIGWEAMRIALAGYVIPFIFVYSPALTLQAGDPMAAKLGFYGAVALATFKALVAIGLFGMVAIGFLFTRLSLLERALALGAALCLLGEFIFSDTIGFVLTAVIVLWQWRQRPPAAVEAV
- a CDS encoding DUF1850 domain-containing protein, yielding MAAAPAGCGRGGVSLCLASAGAVKALALTAFTLVWTHSIEKVDWQEDWRVSPAGLELVQARVKGSGAGMEPPPEARLVDGWFQWRPKRAPMQEVVLGNSGAAGEWRLCSEGKCRTLSEIFGHPIGAGVTTMKVCNNP
- a CDS encoding glucose 1-dehydrogenase, producing the protein MDRLKGKVAMVVGAGSIGPGWGNGKATAVTFAREGASVFCVDRNATAAEETAKIITSEGGKAVAFTADVARASDIEAMVEACLKAYGRIDVLDNNVGIAEMGSVVEVAEESWDRVFTVNLKSAYLTMKQVIPVMAKQGGGSIINISSIASIRHMGLSYVTYGTSKAAMNMMTRTTAVEFARHHVRVNAILPGLMKTPMVEHSAGLAASYAKGDVEAMWRARDAQVPMGHMGDAWDVANAALFLASDESKYVTGIELIVDGGITCKSGA